Below is a genomic region from Candidatus Gastranaerophilales bacterium.
AGACGCAGGGTACAAAATTACTCTCGACGATAAGGATGCAGATATCGTTATTGTAAATACTTGCTCTTTTATTCATGATGCAGAAGAAGAATCTGTGTCTTCAATACTTGAAATGATTAATGAAAGAAAGAAAGTCATAGTTACCGGTTGTCTTCCTCAAAAGCATAAAAAAGAACTTCAAAAAGCATTGCCGGAAGCAGTTGCGTTCCTTGGAACCTCCGACTATCAAAAAATAGCTGAGGTTGTAAAATCTGTATATAAGGGCTCCAGTGACTCTATATACGAAGTTTCTGATAATCCTTGTTACAAATATGATGAAAACTCTACACGTCAACAAATTACCGTTGGTGCAAGCTCTTATTTAAAGATTGCCGACGGGTGTAATTTCGAATGTGGATATTGTGTTATTCCCAAATTGAGAGGAAAATATAATTCAAGAAAAATCGAAAGTATTGTTGATGAAGCTAAAATTCTTGCTGATAAAGGCGTTAGCGAAATAGTTTTGATTGCTCAAGATACAACAAGTTATGGAATTGACTTGTATGGAAAACCTTCCCTTGCTCAACTTTTGGTTGAATTGAATAAAATTCAAAATCTTAACTGGATTAGGATTATGTACACATATCCGACAATGATTGATGATGAGCTTTTGCATACTATTGCCAAGCTTGATAAAGTAGTTAAATATATTGATGTGCCTTTGCAACATTGTTCTCAAAACGTTTTGAAATCAATGAAAAGACCTGTTCAAAATTATAAAGAACTTATTCAAAATATGCGAAATATAATTTCTGATTTAGCCCTAAGAACTACTTTTATAGTCGGTTATCCCGGTGAAACGGAAGAAGATTTTGAAGAACTTTATCAATTTGTTGAAGAAACTAAATTTGATAAATTAGGAGTTTTTGAATTTTGCCGTGAAAAAGGAACATACGCATATTCGCTCCCTAATCAGGTATATGCAAAGGACAAAAAACGCAGAAAAAACAAAATTATGAAACTTCAACAAAAAATTTCTAAGCAGATTAATGCGGATTTAATCGGGCAAAATATAAATTGTATAGTTGAATCGATTACAGATGAAGGAATGATTGTTGCAAGGTCTTATAAAGATGCTCCGGAGGTTGATGGACTTGTTTTTGTAACCAGTGAAGATTTTCCTGTCCCTGGCGATATTATTTCTGTAAAAATAACTTCTGCAAATGAATATGATTTGTTTGGTACTTATAAAGACAATTAAAATAAGAGTAAGATTTTAAATCTTGCTATTTGAGGGTCGTTTTTTGCGTTAGGATTTGTTTTTACAAAATCTTTCAAGATTTTTCTCGCTTTGAAAATATTCTTTTCTCTAATGCAGGCACTTGTATATGCCGTTATGGCGTCGATATTAGAGGGGTCTTCATTTAAAATTTGTTTAAATTCTTGTTCCGCTTCATTGTTATTTTTTTGCAGTGAGTGGATTTCTGCTATTAATATCCTTGAGTCTATATTTCCACTTGTTGAATAAGCGGCTTGTGCGAATTGTAAGGCTTTGGGGTAATTCTTCATATTTATTGCAGAAACGGTCATGTTGTAATAAAGAACAGAAAGTGTTTCATTATCTCTAACATAAGGTATAGCATCGTTTAAGACGGTTATACTTGCTTCGTAATCTTCTTTTTTAGCATATATTGAGGAGAGTTCAATCCAATTGTTGATATCGTTTGGATTGTTTTTTAATTTTTCTTTTGCTGCATTTATTTTCTCATCAGAAGTTGTATTGTTCAAAGATTCTGTCAAAATCGGTGCGAAAATAAGATTTTTGCGGTTCAAGTTTGTGATAGCAGAATTTGTTATATCGGGATTAAGCTTGTAAAGGAGCCTCAATGTGTTTAAGTCGATATAAGAAATATCTTTTTTATCTCCGTATGCGAAATCTTTGTCCGCAGAATAGTACATTATAGAGCCTTTATAGTTGCTGTGTCCCCATATCCCTAAGGCGTGACCTATTTCGTGAACAGCGATGACGTTCATGTCATCTGCTGGGAAATCTGTTCCCAAATTCGTCTTTTTTAGAATAGTTATTGTCATGTATAAAAGGCTTTTGTTTCTTATTTTAGGCGATGTTAGCCCTACTGCATACTCGCAGTTTCCCTCCGTGCAATCTCCGTTATTTTCCCTGTTGCTGTCAACAAATGATATTCTGATGTCGGCGTTTGGGTCGTCAGTTTTTTTGAAAGATACCAACTCAAAGGTTTCTTTTTCCCACGTAGCGAAGGACTTTTCAACTGCTTCATAATAAAATTGCGGAACATTTGACTGTTCTACATAATAAGTTAGAGGCATATCGCTTACATTCCATCTGATTACCTCACCGTTATAAACTACATTTTCTATATAGTTGACGCCGATTTTTAATGACAGATGAGCTTTGTAAGATTTCAAAATGTTTGTTGCAAGCATTTCGCCTGCTGTATTGTTATCAAGTTGAGAAATTCTATAAATCTCTTTTTGATTTTCGTACGTCAAAGGCAACTTGGAAAGACTATAAACTTCTCTATATAAAGCTTCTTTATCTTTGTTGTCAAGGTTGTAGACCATTTTATATATTTTTGCAGCTGTTTCAAAGTCGCCACTTTTGTAGGCACTGTCTGCAAAAATGTCCAAAGTTTGCGATGGAAAAATTTTTATAACAAGTAAAATGCTTAAAATAAAAATGAGAAAATATAACAAAAATCGTCTTTTCTTTTTGGGTTTTAAAGGTTTGTTTTTTTGTACATTAATCCCGACATTAACACTTTTCTTTTCCATTTAAGACCCTTTACGCACTACTTATATTGCTACATTCTAGTCATTTTTTGCTTGAGTGTCAATTTCGAGTATTTTGGCTAAAGCTTTTGTGTCGCCTTTGAGTTTAAAATATTCGGCAAACTTTTGCGTAGTTCTTATGTTGAAAGAGCGTCCGTTTTTATCTCTGCTTCTTGATATGAGCCCTTTTTTCAAGAGTTCTTGGACATGTTCATAAGCAGTTGCTCCACGCATATCTTTTAAAATAGATTGCCTAATTGGTTCTTTTATTGCGATTATTGTTAGCGTTTTCAAAACAGCAGGCGACATTTCAACAGGGCAAAGCTTTTCGACTATATCCATGTGTTCTTGTTTTACTTGAAGAATGTATCCGTTTTCGTCATCAATTTCGAGGGCACCTTCTCTTGCAGCGTAATCCATAATCAAATCAAGCATTGCTGTTTCTACCTCGATTTCATCTTGTTCAAGTATTTCAGAGATTTCTTTGATTTGCATTGGTTTTGCTGTCACGAATAAAACAGCTTCAATTTTTGATTTGAGTTCCATTTTAAGCTGTCTCCGCTATAATTTCTTCATTGTGTTCTTTAACAACATACAGGTCTGAATAAAATTCATCTTGCTCTAGCGTAAAGTCCGTATTTACAGTTAAAAAGAGGAGTGCGATATAGGCTGAAATTTTATCCATACCAAGTAAAGTTAACGTATTTAATTCAACTTTTTCTTCTTTTTCAAATATTTTGACTAAATTTTCTTCTAATATTTTTACGCTGTTTTCAATATATTCATCGTGGGCAAGGTTTATAATGTCATCTGATGTCAAATTTGCGTAAGAGCGAACTCTTCGTTTTGCTCTTTCAAGAGTGTTTTTCAAAGATTGTTTGCGGTCGAGTTCTTCATAAAATTGGAGCTGTCTTATTAAGTCTTTTAAAGTTACGACTCTGTTTCTGTTTAGTCTTACACTGGTTCTTCTTTGAAGAGCTTCATCAAGCGAAACGACATTATTTCTGTTGATTGTTGCTTCTTCTTCCTCTATTTCGCCCCATTCGTCGTTATAATCGAGTTCTGACTGGTCATCTTCCATTTGTAGCGGGTCTATACCTTCTAAAATATTTGATTTCAATTTTAATAAAATAGCTGCGAACAAAAGAGTTCTACCCGTAAGTTTCAGATTGTTAGATTTACTTTCAGCAAGATGAATGAGATATTTATCTGTTATATCAACAATATCAATGTTCCACGGGTCGATTTTACCTGTTTTAGCCATTGAAACGAGAATCTCAATACCATCTAATTGGTCAGAGGGGCTGTTTACGGATATCATCTCGACATTATCGCCAAATTCATTTGGTAAAGATTTGGTTGCTTCTTCTATATAAAAATTTTCAGCATTATTTTTTTCTATCATATCAATCTCTCAATTTTACCCCTGTAACTTTGGTTTTGCCTTTTTCTTTTTGGGTTACGCCGATGGTTCTGTTTGCTGATTCAATCATTGGTTTTCTTAAACTTACGACTATAAATTGGGCGTCATTTGATTGTTTTTTAATCATTTCTGCAAGTTTTTCTACATTTATACCGTCTAAGTGCATGTCTACTTCATCAAAGGCATAAAATGGAGCAGGTAAATGTCTTTGGATTGAGAAAACAAAAGCGAGTGCAGTAAGTGATTTTTCGCCGCCAGACATTGATTCAAGCCTTTGAGCTTTTTTATCTCTTGTTGCTGCTTCAATTGTCAAACCGCCGAGAAACGGGTTGTCAGGGTTTTCTAAGACTAATGAGCCGTGACCGTCAGATAGCTGAGAAAAAATATCTTTGAAATTGACGCTGATATCGTCATATGTTTCTAAGAAGGTTTTTTTCTTTAAATCTTCATAACCTGTCATTCGCTCTAGGATTTCGGTTCTTTCTTTAGCCAAAGTTTCGATTTTGTTTTTAAGTTCTTCTTGGCGTCCAATAACTTCATCATACGCTGTTATAGCACGCATGTTTACAGGTTCCATTTCTTCCATTCTGCGTTGAAGTCTTTGGATTTTT
It encodes:
- the rimO gene encoding 30S ribosomal protein S12 methylthiotransferase RimO — translated: MKKIALINHGCAKNLVDSELMLGILSDAGYKITLDDKDADIVIVNTCSFIHDAEEESVSSILEMINERKKVIVTGCLPQKHKKELQKALPEAVAFLGTSDYQKIAEVVKSVYKGSSDSIYEVSDNPCYKYDENSTRQQITVGASSYLKIADGCNFECGYCVIPKLRGKYNSRKIESIVDEAKILADKGVSEIVLIAQDTTSYGIDLYGKPSLAQLLVELNKIQNLNWIRIMYTYPTMIDDELLHTIAKLDKVVKYIDVPLQHCSQNVLKSMKRPVQNYKELIQNMRNIISDLALRTTFIVGYPGETEEDFEELYQFVEETKFDKLGVFEFCREKGTYAYSLPNQVYAKDKKRRKNKIMKLQQKISKQINADLIGQNINCIVESITDEGMIVARSYKDAPEVDGLVFVTSEDFPVPGDIISVKITSANEYDLFGTYKDN
- a CDS encoding segregation/condensation protein A; translated protein: MIEKNNAENFYIEEATKSLPNEFGDNVEMISVNSPSDQLDGIEILVSMAKTGKIDPWNIDIVDITDKYLIHLAESKSNNLKLTGRTLLFAAILLKLKSNILEGIDPLQMEDDQSELDYNDEWGEIEEEEATINRNNVVSLDEALQRRTSVRLNRNRVVTLKDLIRQLQFYEELDRKQSLKNTLERAKRRVRSYANLTSDDIINLAHDEYIENSVKILEENLVKIFEKEEKVELNTLTLLGMDKISAYIALLFLTVNTDFTLEQDEFYSDLYVVKEHNEEIIAETA
- the scpB gene encoding SMC-Scp complex subunit ScpB, which translates into the protein MELKSKIEAVLFVTAKPMQIKEISEILEQDEIEVETAMLDLIMDYAAREGALEIDDENGYILQVKQEHMDIVEKLCPVEMSPAVLKTLTIIAIKEPIRQSILKDMRGATAYEHVQELLKKGLISRSRDKNGRSFNIRTTQKFAEYFKLKGDTKALAKILEIDTQAKND
- a CDS encoding matrixin family metalloprotease, with protein sequence MEKKSVNVGINVQKNKPLKPKKKRRFLLYFLIFILSILLVIKIFPSQTLDIFADSAYKSGDFETAAKIYKMVYNLDNKDKEALYREVYSLSKLPLTYENQKEIYRISQLDNNTAGEMLATNILKSYKAHLSLKIGVNYIENVVYNGEVIRWNVSDMPLTYYVEQSNVPQFYYEAVEKSFATWEKETFELVSFKKTDDPNADIRISFVDSNRENNGDCTEGNCEYAVGLTSPKIRNKSLLYMTITILKKTNLGTDFPADDMNVIAVHEIGHALGIWGHSNYKGSIMYYSADKDFAYGDKKDISYIDLNTLRLLYKLNPDITNSAITNLNRKNLIFAPILTESLNNTTSDEKINAAKEKLKNNPNDINNWIELSSIYAKKEDYEASITVLNDAIPYVRDNETLSVLYYNMTVSAINMKNYPKALQFAQAAYSTSGNIDSRILIAEIHSLQKNNNEAEQEFKQILNEDPSNIDAITAYTSACIREKNIFKARKILKDFVKTNPNAKNDPQIARFKILLLF